In a single window of the Labilithrix sp. genome:
- a CDS encoding M1 family metallopeptidase, with translation MTRAFVCLATLAAAVACGASPAPDRAVTGDDAEIRFRAGAIDEALPEVDALGYEVELAVDDTPNEESFRATVTGTYVATEDLTELTLDLDGNEIDDVSVGARPAEHTRDGATLRVTLPEVVKRGSTFSTRIAYHGAIRQADGQDPDDFAGFGGFMVKQKNTDGARIFTTLSWPSKARRWLPLRDHPRDAAMVTFAATFPATFTVLANGKHVRTDDAPNGRTWRYEALTPMPTYDFHVAAYEGWNVDRARSASKVPIASYTYASGKPKAKSIFGDLGAALDYFEGFVGPYRWGTATFIQEPIFGGGMEHASVVSMDETLFVADDPKEARAVAFHELAHHWSGNLVHFRRWNDLWLSEGFTEYLTARAIARLDGAEAGKAHWRGYLSDVLKQDKVDPHPLAPAGEEIDVLEIFDSIPYAKGALTVRMLEQIVGEAAWAKFLRGWFDRHGFGKAVDTEQLRSELEAETKKDLRRFFETFVRGEGHPELKVSYASSGDDDGVDVTIEQLQTTGPAGGFAFPLELDLVREDGATERVVIDLTTPKVTRHFATKVKTVVADPDELALAVVGCGQTSPLECKPAYRCSVVRSGFSACLPRLSDTPPGDERAKGAP, from the coding sequence GTGACCCGCGCGTTCGTCTGCCTCGCCACGCTCGCGGCCGCCGTCGCGTGCGGGGCGTCGCCGGCGCCCGACCGCGCGGTGACCGGCGACGACGCGGAGATCCGCTTCCGCGCGGGCGCGATCGACGAGGCGCTGCCGGAGGTCGACGCGCTCGGCTACGAGGTCGAGCTCGCGGTCGACGACACGCCGAACGAGGAGTCGTTCCGCGCGACGGTGACGGGCACGTACGTCGCGACGGAGGACCTCACCGAGCTCACGCTCGATCTCGACGGCAACGAGATCGACGACGTGAGCGTCGGGGCGCGTCCGGCGGAGCACACGCGCGACGGCGCGACGCTGCGCGTGACGCTGCCGGAGGTGGTGAAGCGAGGGAGCACGTTCTCGACGCGCATCGCCTACCACGGCGCGATCCGCCAGGCCGACGGCCAGGACCCCGACGACTTCGCCGGGTTCGGCGGCTTCATGGTGAAGCAGAAGAACACGGACGGCGCGCGCATCTTCACGACGCTGAGCTGGCCGTCGAAGGCGCGGCGCTGGCTGCCGCTCCGCGACCATCCGCGCGACGCCGCGATGGTGACGTTCGCCGCCACCTTCCCCGCCACGTTCACCGTGCTCGCGAACGGCAAACACGTCCGCACCGACGACGCGCCGAACGGGCGCACGTGGCGCTACGAAGCGCTCACGCCGATGCCGACCTACGATTTCCACGTCGCGGCGTACGAGGGCTGGAACGTCGATCGAGCGAGATCGGCGTCGAAGGTGCCGATCGCGTCGTACACGTACGCGAGCGGCAAGCCGAAGGCGAAGAGCATCTTCGGCGATCTCGGCGCGGCGCTCGACTACTTCGAGGGCTTCGTCGGCCCGTATCGCTGGGGCACCGCGACGTTCATCCAGGAGCCGATCTTCGGCGGCGGGATGGAGCACGCGTCGGTCGTGAGCATGGACGAGACGCTCTTCGTCGCGGACGATCCGAAGGAGGCGCGCGCGGTCGCCTTCCACGAGCTCGCGCACCACTGGAGCGGCAACCTCGTCCACTTCCGGCGCTGGAACGATCTCTGGCTCTCGGAGGGCTTCACCGAGTACCTCACCGCGCGCGCGATCGCGCGGCTCGACGGCGCCGAAGCGGGCAAGGCGCACTGGCGCGGCTACCTCTCCGACGTGCTGAAGCAGGACAAGGTGGACCCGCATCCGCTCGCGCCGGCCGGCGAGGAGATCGACGTCCTCGAGATCTTCGACAGCATCCCCTACGCGAAGGGCGCGCTCACGGTGCGCATGCTCGAGCAGATCGTCGGCGAGGCGGCGTGGGCGAAATTCCTCCGCGGCTGGTTCGATCGCCACGGCTTCGGGAAGGCGGTCGACACCGAGCAGCTGCGGAGCGAGCTCGAAGCGGAGACGAAGAAGGACCTCCGCCGCTTCTTCGAGACGTTCGTGCGCGGCGAGGGGCACCCCGAGCTCAAGGTGTCCTACGCGTCGAGCGGCGACGACGACGGCGTCGACGTCACGATCGAGCAGCTCCAGACGACGGGACCGGCCGGCGGCTTCGCGTTCCCGCTCGAGCTCGATCTCGTCCGCGAGGACGGCGCGACGGAGCGCGTGGTCATCGACCTGACCACGCCGAAGGTGACCCGGCACTTCGCGACGAAGGTGAAGACCGTCGTCGCGGATCCGGACGAGCTCGCGCTCGCGGTCGTCGGCTGCGGCCAGACGAGCCCCCTCGAATGCAAGCCCGCGTACCGCTGCAGCGTCGTCCGGAGCGGCTTCTCTGCATGCCTCCCGCGGTTAAGCGATACTCCGCCGGGCGATGAGCGAGCCAAAGGAGCCCCCTGA
- the mscL gene encoding large-conductance mechanosensitive channel protein MscL, translating to MSFFKEFREFALKGNFVDLAVGVIIGAASGNVVKALTDKVLMPPIGLITGRVNFSELKYVLQPAETGPDGKEVVKEVAIGYGAAIQSFIDLLIIAFIVFWIVRFMHRLLHEKPPPPPAQEVLLTEIRDLLKAKDAKAEPAKG from the coding sequence ATGTCGTTCTTCAAAGAGTTCCGCGAGTTCGCGCTCAAAGGGAACTTCGTCGACCTCGCGGTCGGCGTCATCATCGGCGCGGCCTCCGGCAACGTCGTGAAGGCGCTCACGGACAAGGTCCTCATGCCGCCGATCGGCCTCATCACCGGCCGCGTCAACTTCAGCGAGCTGAAGTACGTGCTCCAGCCGGCGGAGACGGGGCCCGACGGCAAGGAGGTGGTGAAGGAGGTCGCGATCGGCTACGGCGCCGCGATCCAGTCGTTCATCGACCTGCTGATCATCGCGTTCATCGTGTTCTGGATCGTCCGCTTCATGCACCGCCTGCTGCACGAGAAGCCGCCCCCGCCGCCGGCGCAGGAGGTCCTCCTCACCGAGATCCGCGATCTGCTCAAGGCGAAGGACGCGAAGGCGGAGCCCGCGAAGGGCTAG
- a CDS encoding MFS transporter: MVAAALRRAWSRRCSGASALARAPVCSVRGAALRRAWARAACASASCGRRAVAPARSRYAARVRGRVRSIVGGSAGNLVEWYDWYVYSAFSLWFAPVFFPAGDRTSELLSAAAVFAVGFVVRPVGAWVMGAYADRRGRKAGLTLSVSLMCAGSLIIACTPGQRTIGAAAPVILVIARLVQGLSVGGEYGASATYLSEIATRERRGLWSSLQYVTLIAGQLLALGVLMLLQATLGREALAAWGWRVPFAIGGALSVGVFWLRRGLVETLRAPADRPAPFLLLRRHPREFALVLGLTSGGTLAFYAYTTYLQKFLVLTAGFSKETSTRITAAALFAFMLLQPAVGALSDRVGRRPVMIAFGVLGTTLTYPLFSALARTRAPYAAFALALGALVIVSGYTAINAVVKAELFPAEVRALGVAFPYALANTMFGGTAEYVALWLKTRGSEHLFYVYVSVMIAASLVVYVRMRDTRTHSRITD, translated from the coding sequence ATGGTCGCGGCGGCGCTCCGGCGTGCATGGTCGCGGCGGTGCTCTGGTGCGTCCGCTCTGGCGCGTGCGCCGGTGTGTTCGGTGCGTGGGGCGGCGCTCCGACGTGCATGGGCGCGTGCGGCGTGCGCCAGCGCGTCATGCGGTCGCCGCGCCGTCGCGCCAGCGCGTTCGCGCTACGCTGCGCGTGTGCGTGGGAGGGTGCGGTCGATCGTTGGGGGCTCGGCTGGGAACCTCGTCGAGTGGTACGACTGGTACGTCTACTCTGCGTTCTCGCTGTGGTTCGCGCCGGTGTTCTTTCCGGCGGGGGACCGTACGTCGGAGCTGCTCTCCGCCGCGGCCGTGTTCGCGGTTGGGTTCGTCGTGCGGCCCGTCGGCGCGTGGGTCATGGGCGCCTACGCGGATCGCCGCGGGCGGAAGGCCGGGCTCACGCTCTCCGTCAGCCTCATGTGCGCCGGGTCCCTCATCATCGCGTGCACGCCGGGGCAGCGCACGATCGGAGCCGCCGCCCCCGTCATCCTCGTGATCGCGCGGCTCGTGCAAGGGCTCAGCGTCGGCGGCGAGTACGGCGCGAGCGCCACCTACCTCTCCGAGATCGCCACGCGCGAGCGCCGCGGCCTCTGGTCGAGCCTGCAGTACGTCACGCTCATCGCAGGACAGCTGCTCGCGCTCGGCGTCCTCATGCTCCTGCAGGCCACGCTCGGTCGCGAGGCCCTCGCGGCGTGGGGCTGGCGCGTCCCGTTCGCGATCGGCGGCGCGCTGTCGGTCGGCGTCTTCTGGCTGCGGCGCGGCCTCGTCGAGACGCTGCGCGCGCCCGCCGATCGGCCCGCGCCGTTCCTGCTCCTGCGCCGGCATCCGCGCGAGTTTGCGCTCGTGTTGGGGCTCACGTCGGGCGGGACGCTCGCGTTCTACGCGTACACCACCTACCTCCAGAAGTTCCTCGTCCTCACCGCGGGCTTCTCGAAGGAGACCTCCACCCGCATCACCGCCGCGGCGCTGTTCGCGTTCATGCTGCTCCAACCCGCCGTCGGCGCGCTCTCGGACCGCGTGGGGAGGCGCCCCGTCATGATCGCGTTCGGCGTGCTCGGCACGACGCTGACGTATCCGCTCTTCAGCGCGCTCGCGCGGACGCGGGCCCCGTACGCGGCGTTCGCCCTCGCGCTCGGCGCGCTCGTCATCGTCTCCGGCTACACCGCCATCAACGCGGTCGTGAAGGCGGAGCTCTTCCCCGCCGAGGTGCGCGCCCTCGGCGTCGCGTTCCCGTACGCGCTCGCGAACACGATGTTCGGCGGCACCGCGGAGTACGTCGCGCTCTGGCTCAAGACCCGCGGCAGCGAGCACCTCTTCTACGTCTACGTCAGCGTGATGATCGCCGCGTCCCTCGTCGTCTACGTCCGCATGCGCGACACGCGAACGCACTCGCGGATCACGGACTGA
- a CDS encoding AgmX/PglI C-terminal domain-containing protein produces the protein MRHLLSLALATGLALATACGDSTKEPATPANPPPTEPTETPPVASSPPAAASSTPPAETPVAATPAEDAGAPVAPASNPNTGIIGETKDECTPVGVDFEKRARPKLKECYAEGKKKDPNLMGTVKIKVTVDVKGKIKSTKVIEKTLPDPVADCMLKAVKGTPFPEVDKCWDSTITIPITFPTPH, from the coding sequence ATGAGGCACCTCCTCTCCCTCGCGCTCGCGACCGGGCTCGCGCTGGCCACCGCGTGCGGCGACTCCACCAAGGAGCCCGCGACTCCCGCGAACCCTCCGCCGACGGAGCCGACGGAGACGCCGCCGGTCGCGTCGTCGCCGCCCGCCGCCGCGAGCTCCACGCCGCCGGCGGAGACACCCGTCGCCGCCACCCCCGCGGAGGACGCGGGCGCCCCCGTGGCGCCGGCGTCGAACCCGAACACCGGCATCATCGGCGAGACGAAGGACGAGTGCACGCCGGTCGGCGTCGACTTCGAGAAGCGCGCGCGCCCCAAGCTGAAGGAGTGCTACGCGGAGGGGAAGAAGAAGGATCCGAACCTGATGGGCACCGTGAAGATCAAGGTCACGGTCGACGTGAAGGGGAAGATCAAGAGCACGAAGGTGATCGAGAAGACGCTGCCCGATCCGGTCGCCGACTGCATGCTCAAGGCGGTGAAGGGGACGCCGTTCCCCGAGGTCGACAAGTGCTGGGACAGCACGATCACGATCCCGATCACGTTCCCGACTCCGCACTAG
- a CDS encoding response regulator, producing the protein MSVPKPTAEDELAAARGALREMEARFELLTQLQGLGVALAGARTASAVIELLVERGAATLSADASAFIRRDGDEVYVLKNTGVPADVTKAYARFSISLRVAGVRALRTAEPEWIENNAAFVEQYPDSPSHAITGASCSLPLVASGHVLGVVSFRFAEPRVFDAAERAFILTFAGQAAQALASLEAAQRELSAKAWLATTLRSIGDAVIATDKLGRVTMMNPIAVELTGWPEAEALGRPLGDVFMIVNEKTRAPVVSPVDRVLEVGTVVGLANHTVLIGRGGATETPIDDSGAPIRGEDGAIEGVVLVFRDVTEKKRAETRRELLELASAALGESLDYDVTLAKVARLAVPGFADWCGVDVVEEGATTTRQVAVAHVDPAKVAWAIELAKKYPPPPDAPHGVPNVLRTGRSELYPLVTEEMIRAAAQDEEHLRISLELRLRSVIIVPLRAHGHTLGALSFVRTDDARELYDESDLAFAEDLAARCASAIDNARIYDAEQRARAAADVANRAKDEFLAMVSHELRTPLNAIMGWAKMLASGALDEAKRSRAVATIDRNAVAMAQLIEDLLDISRIISGKMRLEVQPVNLGRVIEAAIDSIRPAADAKEIQILERTDAEAQSVSGDPARLQQVVWNLLSNAVKFTPRGGRIDVELVREQESVEIAVTDTGRGIDARFIPHVFEPFRQEDASHTRSRGGLGLGLAITRQLVELHGGNIAAESEGEGKGATFRVQLPAGGSAGAPALQRTGRVRKFRIDSVFEQLPKLDGVHALVVDDEEDARTLVKTVLEELGARVTLAASVAEALAAVAREVPTVLVSDIGMPGQDGYDLIRALRALPPERGGAIPATALTAYARAEDRRRTIDAGFNMHVSKPVDPAELVAVVASLARGGARP; encoded by the coding sequence GTGTCTGTCCCGAAACCCACCGCCGAGGACGAGCTGGCGGCGGCGCGTGGCGCCCTCCGCGAGATGGAGGCGCGTTTCGAGCTCCTCACGCAGCTCCAGGGCCTCGGTGTCGCACTGGCGGGGGCGCGCACGGCGAGCGCGGTCATCGAGCTGCTCGTCGAGAGAGGCGCCGCCACGCTCTCCGCCGACGCGAGCGCGTTCATCCGGCGAGACGGCGACGAGGTCTACGTCCTCAAGAACACCGGCGTCCCCGCCGACGTGACGAAGGCCTACGCGCGCTTTTCGATCTCGCTGCGCGTCGCCGGCGTCCGCGCGCTGCGCACCGCGGAGCCGGAGTGGATCGAGAACAACGCCGCGTTCGTCGAGCAGTACCCCGACTCCCCGAGCCACGCGATCACCGGCGCGTCGTGCTCGCTCCCGCTCGTCGCGTCGGGGCACGTGCTCGGCGTCGTCAGCTTCCGGTTCGCGGAGCCGCGCGTCTTCGACGCGGCCGAGCGCGCGTTCATCCTGACCTTCGCCGGTCAGGCGGCGCAGGCGCTCGCGAGCCTCGAGGCGGCGCAGCGCGAGCTCTCGGCGAAGGCGTGGCTCGCGACGACGCTGCGGAGCATCGGCGACGCCGTCATCGCGACGGACAAGCTCGGTCGCGTCACGATGATGAACCCGATCGCGGTCGAGCTCACCGGCTGGCCCGAGGCCGAGGCGCTCGGGCGTCCGCTCGGCGACGTCTTCATGATCGTCAACGAGAAGACACGCGCGCCGGTCGTCTCGCCGGTCGACCGCGTCCTCGAGGTCGGGACCGTCGTCGGGCTCGCGAACCACACCGTGCTCATCGGAAGGGGCGGCGCGACGGAGACCCCGATCGACGACAGCGGCGCGCCGATCCGCGGCGAAGACGGCGCGATCGAGGGCGTCGTCCTCGTGTTCCGCGACGTGACGGAGAAGAAGCGGGCGGAGACGCGCCGCGAGCTCCTCGAGCTGGCGAGCGCCGCGCTCGGCGAGTCGCTCGACTACGACGTGACCCTCGCGAAGGTCGCGCGCCTCGCGGTGCCGGGGTTCGCGGACTGGTGCGGGGTCGACGTCGTGGAGGAGGGCGCGACGACGACGCGTCAAGTCGCGGTCGCGCACGTGGACCCCGCGAAGGTGGCTTGGGCGATCGAGCTCGCCAAGAAGTACCCGCCGCCGCCGGACGCGCCGCACGGCGTGCCGAACGTGCTCCGCACGGGGCGGTCCGAGCTCTACCCGCTCGTGACGGAGGAGATGATCCGCGCCGCGGCGCAGGACGAGGAGCACCTCCGCATCTCGCTCGAGCTCCGGCTCCGCTCCGTCATCATCGTCCCGCTCCGGGCGCACGGACACACGCTCGGCGCGCTCAGCTTCGTCCGCACCGACGACGCGCGCGAGCTCTACGACGAGTCCGACCTCGCGTTCGCGGAGGACCTCGCCGCGCGCTGCGCGAGCGCGATCGACAACGCCCGCATCTACGACGCCGAGCAGCGCGCCCGCGCCGCCGCCGACGTCGCGAACCGCGCGAAGGACGAGTTCCTCGCGATGGTGAGCCACGAGCTCAGGACGCCGCTCAACGCGATCATGGGCTGGGCGAAGATGCTCGCCTCCGGCGCGCTCGACGAGGCGAAGAGGTCGCGCGCGGTGGCGACGATCGACCGCAACGCGGTCGCGATGGCGCAGCTGATCGAGGACCTCCTCGACATCTCGCGCATCATCAGCGGCAAGATGCGGCTCGAGGTGCAGCCGGTGAACCTGGGCCGCGTGATCGAGGCCGCGATCGACTCCATCCGCCCCGCCGCCGACGCGAAGGAGATCCAGATCCTCGAGCGCACGGACGCGGAGGCGCAGTCGGTGTCGGGCGATCCCGCGCGTCTCCAGCAGGTGGTGTGGAACCTCCTCAGCAACGCGGTGAAGTTCACGCCGCGCGGAGGCCGGATCGACGTGGAGCTCGTGCGCGAGCAGGAGAGCGTCGAGATCGCGGTCACCGACACGGGGCGCGGCATCGACGCGCGCTTCATCCCGCACGTCTTCGAGCCGTTCCGGCAGGAGGACGCGAGCCACACGCGCTCGCGCGGCGGCCTCGGCCTCGGCCTCGCGATCACGCGCCAGCTCGTCGAGCTCCACGGCGGCAACATCGCGGCGGAGAGCGAGGGCGAGGGCAAGGGCGCGACGTTCCGTGTGCAGCTCCCGGCCGGCGGAAGCGCGGGCGCCCCCGCCCTCCAGCGCACGGGGCGCGTGCGGAAGTTCCGAATCGACAGCGTCTTCGAGCAGCTCCCGAAGCTCGACGGCGTGCACGCGCTCGTCGTCGACGACGAGGAAGACGCGCGCACGCTCGTGAAGACGGTGCTCGAGGAGCTCGGCGCGCGCGTGACGCTCGCGGCGAGCGTGGCGGAGGCGCTCGCCGCGGTCGCGCGGGAGGTGCCCACCGTCCTCGTCTCGGACATCGGGATGCCGGGCCAGGACGGCTACGACCTCATCCGCGCGCTCCGCGCCTTGCCGCCGGAGCGCGGCGGCGCGATCCCGGCGACGGCGCTCACCGCCTACGCGCGCGCGGAGGACCGCCGCCGCACGATCGACGCCGGCTTCAACATGCACGTGTCGAAGCCGGTCGATCCCGCCGAGCTCGTCGCCGTCGTCGCGAGCCTGGCGCGCGGCGGCGCTCGTCCTTGA
- a CDS encoding DUF481 domain-containing protein produces MRPALRCLLAALGLTLTARTASAQPSGAGAGAPPATAPEGTVQSSTSAADGANEIAKGGMVVSATPVEDDPKHVTDVSIGAGGLFSAGNARQIALTTLGRLRLRREEHQFSTALTGNFARAGKKGELIDTTVENYQGLLRYDYYFGERVSVFLQSTGRRDRFQGLDLRLNVDPGVAYYFLNEKTHRLQAEAGYDLQHDIRRDGSRTVPPPDDAAPGTLPTRLDKTQTLHNARLFLGYENKLRKEVSLVSSVEYLQNFADIGTYRFIFDVGLKSNVSDHLALAVAYTARYENKPLPTVESLDSIMSVNLVYSLF; encoded by the coding sequence ATGCGCCCCGCTCTTCGTTGTCTCCTCGCTGCACTCGGACTCACCCTCACCGCGCGGACCGCGTCCGCACAGCCCAGCGGAGCCGGCGCCGGAGCGCCGCCCGCGACCGCGCCGGAGGGCACGGTCCAGAGCTCGACCTCCGCCGCCGACGGCGCGAACGAGATCGCGAAGGGCGGCATGGTCGTGTCGGCCACGCCGGTGGAGGACGATCCCAAACACGTGACCGACGTCAGCATCGGCGCGGGCGGGCTCTTCTCCGCCGGCAACGCGCGTCAGATCGCGCTCACGACGCTCGGCCGCCTCCGCCTCCGGCGCGAGGAGCACCAGTTCAGCACCGCGCTGACGGGCAACTTCGCGCGCGCCGGCAAGAAGGGCGAGCTCATCGACACCACGGTCGAGAACTACCAAGGCCTCCTCCGCTACGACTACTACTTCGGCGAGCGCGTCTCGGTGTTCCTGCAGTCGACCGGCCGCCGCGATCGCTTCCAGGGCCTCGACCTCCGTCTCAACGTCGACCCCGGCGTCGCGTACTACTTCCTCAACGAGAAGACGCACCGGCTCCAGGCCGAGGCCGGCTACGACCTCCAGCACGACATCCGCCGCGACGGCTCGCGCACCGTGCCGCCGCCGGACGACGCGGCGCCCGGCACGCTCCCGACGCGGCTCGACAAGACGCAGACGCTGCACAACGCGCGTCTCTTCCTCGGCTACGAGAACAAGCTGCGGAAGGAGGTCTCCCTCGTGTCGAGCGTCGAGTACCTCCAGAACTTCGCCGACATCGGGACCTACCGTTTCATCTTCGACGTCGGTCTCAAGTCGAACGTCTCCGACCACCTCGCGCTCGCGGTGGCGTACACGGCGCGCTACGAGAACAAGCCGCTCCCCACCGTCGAGTCGCTCGACTCGATCATGTCCGTCAACCTCGTCTACTCCCTCTTCTGA
- a CDS encoding serine/threonine protein kinase — translation MSNASVKPGDVLAGKYRVEKVLGAGGMGYVVAARHLQLDQLVAMKFLRKGAIENTEASARFLREAKAVVKLKNEHVAKVYDVGTLEGGEPYIVMEYLDGADLSAMAKERHVLPVPEAAEYVLQACEALAEAHSLGIIHRDIKLANIFVTRGPAGSPLVKVLDFGISKTNPFGESEHDMTRTASMLGSPRFMSPEQMRDPRAVDGRTDIWSLGVVLYRLVAGRPPFEADTLGRLLTMVMHEQEMPLSSVRKDLPPGFSEIVAHCLQKDPAVRFASVADLARELAPYCVEPERARASADRIAAVVAMPHSNRSDVSHPLVAPITGPTGPNLPPIQPRMASMHSVRSTGRNTGRNSHPPGASDTGGTASPWASGTHSALKPRGHMTTIIAALGLAVLLVGSLTFAKVRQANNLREREEAAARAAMAAAAAAPPPVLTTAPIAPVLPPPAIAPAPTAPEVLPTATPTTPAAPATGVPKAEPPPRRPQPAPRPASRPAPAPRPSPAPKSGEDIPTTRD, via the coding sequence ATGTCGAATGCCTCCGTAAAGCCGGGCGACGTGCTCGCCGGGAAGTATCGCGTCGAGAAGGTCCTCGGCGCCGGAGGCATGGGCTACGTCGTCGCCGCGCGACACCTGCAGCTCGATCAGCTCGTCGCGATGAAGTTCCTCCGCAAGGGGGCGATCGAGAACACCGAAGCGTCCGCTCGTTTCCTCCGCGAAGCGAAGGCGGTCGTGAAGCTGAAGAACGAGCACGTCGCGAAGGTCTACGACGTCGGCACGCTCGAGGGCGGCGAGCCGTACATCGTCATGGAGTACCTCGACGGCGCGGACCTCTCCGCGATGGCGAAGGAGCGCCACGTCCTCCCCGTCCCCGAGGCCGCGGAGTACGTGCTGCAGGCCTGCGAGGCGCTCGCGGAGGCGCACTCGCTCGGCATCATCCATCGCGACATCAAGCTCGCGAACATCTTCGTCACGCGCGGCCCCGCGGGGAGCCCGCTCGTGAAGGTCCTCGACTTCGGCATCTCGAAGACGAACCCGTTCGGCGAGTCCGAGCACGACATGACGCGGACCGCGTCGATGCTCGGCTCCCCGCGCTTCATGTCGCCCGAGCAGATGCGCGACCCGCGCGCCGTCGACGGGCGCACCGACATCTGGTCGCTCGGCGTCGTGCTCTACCGCCTCGTCGCGGGGCGCCCTCCGTTCGAGGCCGACACGCTCGGCCGCCTGCTCACGATGGTCATGCACGAGCAGGAGATGCCGCTCTCCTCGGTCCGGAAGGACCTCCCGCCCGGCTTCTCCGAGATCGTCGCGCATTGCCTCCAGAAGGACCCGGCCGTTCGCTTCGCGAGCGTCGCCGATCTCGCGCGCGAGCTCGCGCCGTACTGCGTCGAGCCGGAGCGCGCGCGCGCGAGCGCCGATCGCATCGCCGCCGTCGTCGCGATGCCCCACTCGAACCGGAGCGACGTCTCGCATCCGCTCGTCGCCCCGATCACGGGCCCGACCGGCCCGAACCTGCCGCCGATCCAGCCGCGTATGGCGAGCATGCACTCGGTCCGGAGCACGGGGCGCAACACGGGGCGCAACAGCCATCCGCCGGGCGCGAGCGACACCGGCGGCACCGCGTCGCCGTGGGCCTCCGGCACGCACAGCGCGCTGAAGCCGCGCGGCCACATGACGACGATCATCGCGGCGCTCGGGCTCGCGGTCCTCCTCGTCGGCTCGCTCACGTTCGCCAAGGTCCGGCAGGCGAACAACCTCCGCGAGCGCGAGGAGGCCGCCGCGCGCGCCGCGATGGCCGCCGCCGCGGCCGCGCCGCCGCCGGTGCTCACGACCGCGCCGATCGCGCCGGTGCTGCCGCCGCCCGCGATCGCGCCGGCGCCGACCGCGCCCGAGGTCTTGCCCACCGCGACGCCCACGACGCCCGCCGCGCCCGCCACCGGGGTGCCGAAGGCCGAGCCACCTCCGCGACGGCCGCAGCCGGCTCCGCGCCCCGCGTCGCGCCCGGCGCCCGCGCCACGTCCTTCCCCGGCGCCCAAATCGGGTGAGGATATTCCGACGACACGCGATTAG
- a CDS encoding cation transporter yields MSEPKEPPEKDAKEDKDDDTSHIIQSLVVNLIIASVKAVAAFFTKSGAMLAEALHSFSDCCNQLLLLVGVKQAQKPADDTHPFGYGRALYFWSFMVALLLFSGGGAFSIYEGVHKVMHPEPVEHVWAGILVLVVSFALEGSATLSNVKELKKRAKGKRFFKYLRDTTDSDLVVVFGENSAAVLGLGFAMIALALASTTNDGRWDGIGSIAIGLVLVGVAVFLAIEVSSLLLGEAAPAEITEAAHAVAKKLPQLERVLNVVTMQQGPGEVLVHVKMAFIPSLTIEEACSVINEYEAALRRERPEIRWVFVEPDTPKTPSQLAKNAKIASAG; encoded by the coding sequence ATGAGCGAGCCAAAGGAGCCCCCTGAGAAGGACGCGAAGGAAGACAAAGACGACGACACGAGCCACATCATCCAGTCGTTGGTCGTCAACCTGATCATCGCCTCGGTGAAGGCCGTCGCGGCGTTCTTCACCAAGTCGGGCGCGATGCTCGCGGAGGCGCTCCACTCCTTCTCCGATTGCTGCAACCAGCTCCTCCTCCTCGTCGGCGTGAAGCAGGCGCAGAAGCCGGCCGACGACACGCACCCCTTCGGCTACGGCCGCGCGCTCTACTTCTGGTCCTTCATGGTCGCGCTCCTCCTCTTCAGCGGCGGCGGGGCGTTCTCGATCTACGAGGGCGTGCACAAGGTGATGCACCCCGAGCCGGTCGAGCACGTGTGGGCCGGCATCCTCGTCCTCGTGGTGTCGTTCGCGCTCGAGGGCTCGGCCACGCTCTCGAACGTCAAGGAGCTGAAGAAGCGGGCGAAGGGGAAGCGCTTCTTCAAGTACCTCCGCGACACGACCGACTCCGACCTCGTCGTCGTGTTCGGCGAGAACTCCGCCGCCGTCCTCGGCCTCGGCTTCGCGATGATCGCGCTCGCGCTCGCGTCGACCACGAACGACGGACGCTGGGACGGGATCGGCAGCATCGCGATCGGCCTCGTCCTCGTCGGCGTCGCGGTCTTCCTCGCGATCGAGGTGAGCTCGCTCCTCCTCGGCGAAGCGGCGCCGGCGGAGATCACGGAGGCGGCGCACGCGGTCGCGAAGAAGCTCCCGCAGCTCGAGCGTGTCCTCAACGTCGTGACGATGCAGCAGGGTCCGGGCGAGGTCCTCGTCCACGTGAAGATGGCGTTCATCCCGTCGCTCACGATCGAGGAGGCCTGCAGCGTCATCAACGAGTACGAGGCGGCGCTCCGAAGAGAGCGGCCGGAGATCCGGTGGGTCTTCGTCGAGCCGGACACCCCGAAGACGCCGTCACAGCTCGCAAAGAACGCTAAGATCGCCTCCGCCGGATGA